CGCTGGACAGGCGGGCCGGCAGGCGGCGCAGCCGGCCCAGCGCCTGGCGTTCGCGCGCATGTTCGGCCACCCCGCCGCGCGCCGCCGCCAGCGTATCCTCGGTCGGGTCCACCACCACCAGCCCGGCGGTGCCGTCCACCACCACGGTGGCCCCCTCGCGCACCCGCGCCATCAGCCCGTGGGCGGCCAGCACGGCGGGAATGCCCAGGGCGCGCAGCATGATGGCGGTGTGGTCGGTGGCGCCCCCTTCCTCGGTCGCGACCGCGACGATGCGCGACGGGTCGATCAGCGCCGCATCGGCGGGGCGCAACTGTTCGGTGACCAGCACCGCGCCCTCGGGAAGCGCGCTGAACGAGCGAAAGGGCATGCGCCCCAGGTTGCGCAGCAGCCGCCGGCCGATTTCGCGGAATTCGCCCGCGCGGCGCTGGGCGGCGGCGGCGTCCTCGCCCTCGGGCACCGGGGCGTCGGCCCCGCCCAGCAGGGCCAGGGCCAGGCTTTCGGTTTCCTGCCGGACGGCGGCTTCGGCTGTCAGTCCGTCCTGGACGATGCGGCGGCGGATGCCGCGCTGCAGGCGCGACGGGCCGAGCATCCGGCGATAGACCTCCAGCAGCGATCCGATTTCGATCTGGCTGTCCTCGGGCAGCACCGCCAGGCGGTCGCGCAGGCGTTCGACCTGCCGCACCGACCGTTCCACGGCCTCGGCCAGGCGCTCCAGCTCGGGTGCGGGGTCGGCGGCGCGGGCGTCGGGATCCATATCCGGCGCCGGGCTTTCCAGCGCCACCGCCGCCGGGCCGATGGCGATGCCGCGCACCGTGGCATCGCCGGACAGCCGGTGTTCCGCCCGCGTTCCCCGCCGGCCGGCAGCCCGCCGGCGCGGCGCGGACGAGGGGCCGGCGGCGTCAGTCGTCTTCATGGAAGCCCGCCTCGATCAGGGCCACCAGGGCCTCGATCGCCGCATGGGCATCCCATCCCGTGGCCATCAGGGTAATGGATTCCCCCCGACCGGCCCCCAGCATCATCAGGCCCATGATCGAGCGCGCCGATACGGTCTGGTCGGCCCGCGTGACCTCGACATTCGCGTCGAACTGCTCGGCCACCGTCACCAGCTTGGCCGCCGCGCGCGCATGCAGCCCGCGACGATTGACCATGGTCAGGGTCACGGACAGGACATCGGGGTCCTGGGGGTCCAGCCCGCCAGGAGCCGACATGCCGGGCGAGGACATGCCCGGTCAGCCCATGGCGACCCGCCGCGGCGCAGGACGGTACAGCGCCTGCGGCGGCATGTCGGCGGGGCGTTCGCCCAGCAGGCAGCTCCGGGCGCCCCCCAGGCATTGCGGCGGCAGGTGCGAGGCGGTGGAGATGTATTTGCGGCCCGCGCCCTCGGCCAGGTCCGCGCATTCCTCCAGCGTGTGGCCGTTGCGGATCTGCGCCAGCTTGACCATCATCGGCACGTTGACGCCGGCCAGGACTTCCACCCGGCCCGCTTCCATCGTGGAAATGGCGAGGTTCGAGGCCGTGCTGCCGAACATGTCGGTCAGCAGCAGGACGCCATCACCCGTATCGACGCCGGCGATCACCGATTGCAGGTCCGCGCGTCGCAGGACGGGATCGTCACCAGCCTCGATGTTCAGGGTAGCCAGTTGGGGTTGCGGCCCCACCACGTGCTCCATCGCGCGTTTCAGCGTGTCGCCGAGCTCGCCATGGGTGACGAGGACCATACCAATCATGAGGAATACTGCCCTTCCACCACGTCCGCCGCGTGCTCCCTCGGTCGGCTGGCCCAGCGCCAGCTAGATCGCCC
This genomic stretch from Gluconacetobacter diazotrophicus PA1 5 harbors:
- a CDS encoding PTS sugar transporter subunit IIA, producing MIGMVLVTHGELGDTLKRAMEHVVGPQPQLATLNIEAGDDPVLRRADLQSVIAGVDTGDGVLLLTDMFGSTASNLAISTMEAGRVEVLAGVNVPMMVKLAQIRNGHTLEECADLAEGAGRKYISTASHLPPQCLGGARSCLLGERPADMPPQALYRPAPRRVAMG
- a CDS encoding HPr family phosphocarrier protein is translated as MSSPGMSAPGGLDPQDPDVLSVTLTMVNRRGLHARAAAKLVTVAEQFDANVEVTRADQTVSARSIMGLMMLGAGRGESITLMATGWDAHAAIEALVALIEAGFHEDD